One part of the Quercus lobata isolate SW786 chromosome 7, ValleyOak3.0 Primary Assembly, whole genome shotgun sequence genome encodes these proteins:
- the LOC115952418 gene encoding pentatricopeptide repeat-containing protein At1g09220, mitochondrial: MKEKNLLLRLMRRRSLPPRQASTTNLQLQHSSNSNSNANPQRQLRHLVSLLLKHPSNTQATQQVHSHFITSGLLHHHSTSHTFLFNTLLRCYSLTQFPLHAFLLYKHLNSLILSFDSFTYTFLLHNFANFVSTLSAFQLHAVIFKVGFQSHVYVQTALVHVYAVCGCLVDAMHTFDEMPERNIVTWNVLITGLTKWGQLQIARSLFDQMPTRTVVSWTGVIDGYTRMNRPNEALALFQRMVVIDGLEPTEITLLAIFPAISNLGALKLCQSCHAYGEKKGFNSSDIRVTNSLIDSYAKCGCIKSASRFFEEVSAQRKNLVSWTSIISGFAMHGLGKEALDSFERMEQVGLRPNRVTFLSVLNACSHAGLVEEGLIFFNKMVNECKLVPDIKHYGCLIDMLGRAGRLEEAEKMALEIPPEILNVVIWRTLLGACSFHGNAEMGERVTMKILEMERAYGGDYVLMSNIFAGVGKFGDAERLRKMMDERNVLKVAGHSLV; this comes from the coding sequence ATGAAGGAGAAGAATTTGCTGTTGAGGTTGATGAGAAGGCGGAGTCTTCCTCCCAGGCAGGCCTCTACCACTAATCTCCAACTCCAACATAGtagtaatagtaatagtaaTGCTAACCCACAACGACAATTACGGCATTTGGTCTCTCTCTTACTCAAACACCCATCGAACACTCAAGCAACCCAACAAGTCCACTCTCACTTCATCACCTCTGGCTTACTACACCACCACTCTACCTCCCATACCTTTCTCTTCAACACTTTGCTCCGCTGCTATTCCCTCACCCAATTCCCTCTACACGCTTTCCTTCTCTACAAGCACCTCAACTCTCTTATTCTTTCCTTTGACAGCTTCACCTATACTTTCCTTCTCCACAATTTTGCCAACTTTGTGTCCACCCTCTCTGCATTTCAACTCCATGCTGTCATTTTCAAAGTGGGTTTTCAATCCCATGTTTACGTACAAACTGCTCTGGTGCACGTGTATGCTGTTTGTGGTTGTTTGGTTGATGCCATGCATACGTTTGATGAAATGCCTGAGAGGAACATTGTCACTTGGAATGTCTTGATCACCGGTTTGACGAAGTGGGGTCAGCTCCAAATTGCTCGTTCTCTCTTTGATCAGATGCCAACTCGGACTGTTGTGTCCTGGACTGGTGTTATTGATGGCTATACACGTATGAATCGGCCTAATGAAGCTTTGGCTTTGTTTCAAAGAATGGTGGTTATTGACGGTTTAGAACCCACTGAAATTACACTCCTGGCCATTTTTCCGGCCATTTCAAATCTCGGGGCTCTAAAGTTATGCCAATCATGTCACGCTTATGGAGAGAAAAAAGGATTTAATTCATCTGATATACGTGTTACAAATTCCCTCATTGACTCATATGCAAAATGTGGGTGCATAAAAAGTGCATCAAGATTCTTTGAGGAGGTATCTGCCCAGAGGAAAAATTTGGTGTCCTGGACATCTATAATCTCTGGTTTTGCAATGCATGGTTTAGGAAAAGAAGCATTAGATAGTTTTGAAAGGATGGAGCAAGTTGGTCTGAGGCCAAATCGGGTGacttttttgagtgttttaaatGCTTGTAGTCATGCAGGACTTGTTGAGGAGGGGCTCATATTTTTTAACAAGATGGTAAATGAGTGTAAACTTGTGCCAGATATCAAGCACTATGGTTGTTTAATAGATATGCTGGGGAGGGCAGGGAGGTTAGAAGAAGCAGAGAAGATGGCATTAGAAATACCTCCTGAGATTCTTAATGTTGTGATTTGGAGGACGCTTTTGGGTGCTTGTAGCTTTCATGGTAATGCTGAGATGGGCGAGAGGGTAACCATGAAGATATTGGAGATGGAGAGGGCATATGGAGGGGATTATGTGCTCATGTCCAACATCTTTGCAGGTGTTGGAAAGTTTGGAGATGCTGAGAGGTTAAGAAAAATGATGGATGAGAGGAATGTCTTAAAAGTTGCAGGCCACAGTTTGGTCTAA